A single region of the Bacillota bacterium genome encodes:
- the carA gene encoding glutamine-hydrolyzing carbamoyl-phosphate synthase small subunit: MKVLLVLEDGFTLEGEAFSGNGEVYGEVVFNTSLTGYQEIITDPSYKGQIVTLTYPLIGNYGINFDDSESERLQAEALIVREYSPFPHNWRATRTLKEFLEGHNTIGIEGIDTRALTKHIREAGAMKGVISTEDLDPLSLVQKARAHPGLVGRDMVQYVTCKESYVWNERLERAQDGGCGGGHDDDGYGEGRRQHKRQYKVVAMDFGIKRNILKMLERAGCYITVVPAYTRAEEILAMNPDGIFLSNGPGDPAGLPTIVAEVRKLLGRRPIFGICLGHQLLGLALGFNTYKLKFGHHGGNHPVKNLMTGKVEITAQNHGFCVDLSERMTGAPGALRAPGGVPAPAFNDLKVTHINLNDNTLEGMEVPSLRLLSVQYHPEASPGPHDSWYLFESFTRMMDDFIREDRGRVEGRMEKQKRVEKHRVEKHEKHEEKRERGAEVVEHANPKAGVEA, encoded by the coding sequence ATGAAAGTTTTATTAGTGCTTGAAGATGGCTTCACCCTTGAGGGTGAAGCTTTTTCTGGGAATGGGGAGGTATATGGCGAGGTAGTGTTCAACACGAGCCTCACGGGTTACCAGGAGATAATAACGGACCCGTCCTACAAGGGGCAGATCGTCACCCTGACCTACCCACTGATCGGCAATTATGGAATAAACTTCGATGATAGCGAATCCGAGCGGCTCCAGGCCGAGGCCCTCATAGTGAGGGAGTACAGCCCCTTCCCGCATAACTGGAGGGCGACCAGGACCCTCAAGGAATTCCTCGAGGGCCACAACACCATAGGCATCGAGGGGATAGACACCCGCGCCCTTACCAAGCACATCCGGGAGGCGGGCGCCATGAAAGGAGTCATATCTACTGAGGATCTCGACCCACTGAGCCTCGTTCAAAAGGCCAGGGCGCACCCGGGCCTGGTCGGCAGGGATATGGTCCAGTATGTGACCTGCAAGGAGAGCTATGTCTGGAACGAGCGGCTCGAGCGGGCGCAAGACGGAGGGTGTGGTGGGGGGCATGATGACGATGGCTACGGCGAGGGACGCCGCCAGCATAAGCGACAATATAAGGTCGTGGCGATGGACTTCGGCATAAAGCGCAACATCCTCAAGATGCTGGAGCGGGCAGGATGTTACATCACTGTGGTTCCTGCCTACACCCGGGCTGAGGAGATACTGGCAATGAATCCCGACGGGATATTCCTCTCAAACGGCCCCGGCGACCCCGCAGGACTTCCGACAATCGTCGCGGAGGTGCGGAAGCTCCTGGGCAGGAGGCCGATCTTCGGGATATGCCTCGGCCACCAGCTCCTCGGTCTGGCCCTCGGTTTCAATACCTACAAGCTCAAGTTTGGCCATCACGGCGGCAATCACCCGGTGAAAAACCTCATGACCGGAAAGGTGGAGATCACGGCCCAGAACCATGGATTCTGCGTGGACCTCTCCGAAAGGATGACTGGAGCACCCGGAGCACTCAGAGCACCCGGGGGCGTGCCTGCGCCTGCATTTAACGATCTCAAGGTAACCCATATCAACCTTAACGATAATACCCTCGAGGGCATGGAGGTCCCGAGCCTGAGGCTCCTATCCGTTCAATATCACCCCGAGGCCTCGCCGGGCCCACATGACTCATGGTACCTATTCGAAAGCTTCACAAGGATGATGGACGACTTCATAAGAGAGGATCGAGGGCGAGTAGAGGGACGAATGGAGAAGCAGAAGCGAGTAGAGAAGCACCGAGTAGAGAAGCACGAGAAGCACGAAGAGAAGCGCGAGCGAGGCGCGGAGGTCGTCGAGCATGCGAATCCTAAAGCGGGGGTTGAGGCCTAA
- a CDS encoding phosphoenolpyruvate carboxykinase — MSLTEIAWLPRQVIMHTGDQVCSTTRELLSSPLFRETVHNFISRLRRKESPLLDIFEEPGSEPRSDKTEAKTEARSNKAKVGEFAEASFAEKEEILISLLQALGAFPLEQAARSVPGATQFTRNPGLLHEFVEELYNYWRRFDRFVICYSETGIGGGLDARPYRTFNDTIEQLTDLVRAAYRDICENITGDHPRVYRQVAAGAQVGVIAVPKAWPCPGGCYTILEDIPFIRQILIDPPLIIDPPMNKRTGQFEKVDENPLDGMVLKRGEWLCYPAQVGPLVMFIYFHRRFMGLGCSLANLFEIASDDQIAQGPDAIYTFGAPPESMERFGDLPTVFHEDQANQILVAAVPCEDKFGYFGYLKKMILTLHNILVMKKFRRMPFHGAMTRIVLKNGMTANVLIIGDTATGKSESLEAFRVLGEEYIRQLHVIADDMGSLEIGPEGCIKGYGTEIGAFVRLDDLQPGYAFDQIDRAIIMSPQKTNARAVMPVTTMEEVLHGHPVDYLLYANNYEEVDELHPIIERFNDVEEALAVFRDGAAMAKGTTTSTGLVHSYFANIFGPPQYRDLHEELARSTFEAAFKAGVFIGQVRTRLGIPGYEIKGPELAARALFDLITLK, encoded by the coding sequence ATGTCGCTTACAGAGATAGCCTGGCTGCCCCGGCAGGTTATCATGCACACAGGAGATCAAGTCTGCAGCACTACGAGGGAGTTATTATCGAGCCCCTTATTCCGGGAGACTGTCCATAATTTCATCAGCCGACTTCGCCGGAAGGAGTCTCCCCTTCTCGATATCTTCGAAGAGCCAGGGTCAGAGCCGAGGTCAGATAAGACTGAAGCGAAGACTGAAGCGAGATCAAATAAGGCTAAGGTCGGCGAGTTTGCCGAAGCCAGCTTCGCCGAAAAAGAGGAAATCTTGATTTCTCTTCTACAGGCCCTTGGCGCATTCCCCCTTGAACAGGCAGCACGCAGCGTGCCAGGGGCTACACAATTCACCCGGAATCCAGGACTCTTACATGAGTTCGTGGAGGAACTTTACAACTACTGGCGTAGGTTCGACCGCTTTGTTATCTGTTATTCGGAGACCGGCATCGGCGGCGGGCTCGATGCCAGGCCCTATCGGACCTTCAATGACACCATAGAGCAATTAACAGACCTTGTCAGGGCAGCCTACCGGGATATTTGCGAGAACATTACAGGTGATCACCCGCGTGTCTACCGGCAGGTTGCTGCAGGTGCCCAGGTTGGCGTGATCGCTGTCCCCAAGGCGTGGCCGTGTCCTGGAGGGTGTTATACAATCCTGGAGGATATCCCGTTTATACGGCAGATTTTGATTGATCCACCCCTCATTATTGATCCTCCGATGAATAAGCGGACGGGGCAGTTTGAGAAGGTCGATGAGAATCCTCTAGATGGAATGGTTCTCAAGCGTGGTGAATGGCTCTGTTACCCCGCGCAGGTAGGGCCCCTAGTGATGTTTATATACTTCCACCGGAGATTCATGGGCCTTGGTTGCTCTCTAGCTAATCTCTTTGAGATTGCAAGCGATGACCAGATCGCGCAGGGACCGGATGCTATCTACACCTTCGGCGCCCCGCCTGAGAGCATGGAACGGTTTGGGGATCTCCCTACTGTCTTCCATGAGGACCAGGCCAATCAAATACTTGTCGCGGCTGTTCCCTGTGAGGACAAATTCGGGTATTTCGGGTATCTTAAAAAAATGATATTGACCCTCCACAATATTCTTGTGATGAAGAAATTCCGCCGCATGCCCTTCCATGGGGCCATGACCAGGATCGTGCTGAAAAACGGGATGACGGCGAACGTGCTCATTATTGGGGATACGGCAACGGGGAAATCCGAATCGCTAGAGGCTTTTAGGGTCCTGGGCGAGGAATATATACGCCAGCTCCACGTGATAGCTGACGATATGGGTTCCCTTGAAATCGGCCCGGAGGGGTGCATTAAGGGGTATGGCACGGAAATAGGGGCCTTTGTTCGTCTTGATGACCTGCAGCCAGGCTATGCCTTTGACCAGATTGACCGTGCCATCATAATGAGCCCGCAGAAGACGAATGCCCGCGCTGTAATGCCTGTGACCACCATGGAAGAAGTGCTTCACGGCCACCCGGTAGATTATCTTCTCTATGCCAATAACTATGAAGAGGTAGACGAGTTGCATCCCATCATCGAGAGATTCAACGATGTAGAGGAAGCGCTGGCTGTCTTTCGTGACGGGGCCGCCATGGCCAAGGGCACGACCACATCTACCGGCCTCGTCCACAGCTATTTCGCCAACATCTTCGGCCCGCCGCAATACCGCGACCTGCATGAGGAATTGGCACGTAGCACCTTTGAAGCGGCCTTCAAAGCCGGCGTTTTCATAGGCCAGGTGAGAACCAGGCTTGGGATACCCGGCTATGAGATAAAGGGACCGGAGTTAGCTGCTAGGGCCCTATTTGACCTGATAACGCTAAAGTGA
- a CDS encoding DUF2294 domain-containing protein, giving the protein MISKGQLEDNISKALIKFEKEYLGRGPQEVRTFILGDIILVRLKGILTPAEQQLAKSDEGKILVKQVRIRLIENSRHLLEEIIHELTGRSVVSLHTDISTVTGERIFVFTLDKELFPS; this is encoded by the coding sequence ATGATCTCGAAAGGCCAGTTGGAAGATAATATCAGCAAGGCGCTCATAAAATTCGAAAAGGAATATCTCGGCCGCGGCCCCCAGGAGGTGAGGACTTTTATCCTCGGAGATATAATCCTCGTGAGACTTAAGGGCATCCTCACTCCTGCCGAACAGCAGCTAGCCAAGAGCGATGAAGGGAAGATCCTAGTCAAACAGGTCAGAATTCGGTTGATAGAAAACTCCAGACATTTATTAGAGGAAATCATTCATGAACTGACCGGGCGATCCGTCGTAAGCCTTCACACTGATATAAGCACTGTAACAGGGGAAAGGATTTTTGTCTTCACCCTGGATAAGGAACTTTTCCCTTCCTGA
- a CDS encoding FAD-dependent oxidoreductase, with the protein MDHVQASPHFPKLFEPGQIGSMKLRNRIVMPPMGTNLASETGAVTDRMIAYYKERAKGGAGLIIVEIVCVDSPVGRAIPNQVRLDMNTYIAGHNELVEAVHFYGVKIIPQLHHAGRQTTPDSTDGMQPVAPSPIPCEFLQVQPRELATSEVEVLVAKFVDAAVRARNAGYDGVEIHGAHGYLITQFMSPRTNKRLDKYGGDTNGRMRFALEIIQGIRDKLGRDFPITFRMSADEFMEGGLTLQESKKIARILQDAGVDALHVSAGAYGSMPTILEPMQYNEGWRVYLAEEIKKVVDIPVITVGVIRHPDFAERVLAEGRADFVSVGRTLLADPEWPVKAMEGRQEDIRRCISCNIGCIGNRVFQSLHIRCTVNALTGREVEFGELKPANPIKRIMIVGGGPAGMEAARVAATRGHRVALYEKAGELGGQVRLASVPPGKDKIGWTIDYLDTQIRKLGVDIRLNTEVTPEIVARENPDVVIIATGATPIIPDEAGWPRANVATAWDVLRGVVEVNGQRVVVAGGGMTGCETALFLVERNKHVVIIEMLDRIASDMEPISRISLSKDLEEARVEILTGVRLSEVKDNGVVVMDHDWRTRFIPADKVVLALGSRPFNPLEAQIRALKELYVIGDAQHPGKLIDAIREGFEIGWRI; encoded by the coding sequence ATGGACCATGTCCAGGCATCACCTCATTTCCCCAAGCTTTTCGAACCGGGCCAGATCGGCTCGATGAAGCTGAGAAACCGCATTGTCATGCCGCCCATGGGCACCAACCTCGCCAGCGAAACTGGGGCGGTCACCGACCGGATGATAGCCTACTACAAAGAACGTGCCAAGGGCGGGGCGGGGCTGATAATAGTCGAGATCGTATGCGTCGACAGCCCTGTGGGGCGGGCGATCCCAAACCAGGTCCGCCTCGACATGAATACCTACATCGCAGGCCATAATGAACTCGTGGAGGCCGTCCATTTCTACGGAGTCAAGATCATTCCGCAGCTGCACCACGCCGGGCGCCAGACCACGCCCGACAGCACGGACGGGATGCAGCCCGTCGCACCTTCGCCCATACCCTGCGAGTTTCTCCAGGTCCAGCCACGGGAGCTCGCGACCTCCGAGGTGGAGGTCCTCGTGGCGAAGTTTGTCGACGCGGCGGTCAGGGCCAGGAACGCCGGTTACGACGGCGTGGAGATTCACGGGGCCCATGGGTATCTCATCACCCAATTCATGTCGCCCAGGACAAACAAGCGCCTCGACAAATATGGAGGCGATACGAACGGGCGCATGAGATTTGCCCTCGAGATAATCCAGGGAATCAGGGACAAGCTGGGGCGCGATTTCCCCATCACCTTCAGAATGAGCGCGGACGAATTCATGGAGGGTGGGCTCACCCTGCAAGAATCTAAGAAGATCGCCCGCATCCTCCAGGACGCGGGGGTTGATGCGCTCCACGTCTCGGCCGGCGCCTATGGCTCGATGCCAACCATCCTCGAGCCGATGCAGTATAACGAAGGCTGGCGCGTCTACCTTGCCGAGGAGATCAAGAAGGTTGTAGATATTCCAGTCATAACCGTCGGGGTCATCCGGCACCCGGATTTCGCCGAAAGAGTGCTCGCCGAAGGGCGGGCAGATTTCGTATCGGTCGGCCGGACCCTGCTCGCGGACCCGGAGTGGCCCGTGAAGGCAATGGAAGGGCGTCAGGAGGATATCCGCCGCTGCATAAGCTGCAACATAGGGTGCATAGGGAACAGGGTTTTCCAGAGCCTGCACATCAGGTGCACGGTAAACGCACTCACAGGGAGGGAGGTTGAATTTGGCGAGCTGAAACCGGCAAACCCTATCAAGCGGATAATGATCGTCGGTGGCGGGCCCGCGGGCATGGAAGCCGCGAGGGTCGCTGCGACCAGGGGCCACAGGGTTGCTCTGTATGAAAAAGCGGGTGAACTGGGCGGCCAGGTGAGGCTCGCGAGCGTGCCGCCTGGAAAGGATAAGATCGGGTGGACCATAGATTACCTCGATACCCAGATACGAAAGCTCGGCGTCGACATACGGCTCAACACCGAGGTGACGCCGGAGATCGTTGCCCGGGAGAATCCGGATGTCGTGATAATCGCGACGGGCGCGACCCCCATAATCCCCGATGAGGCCGGGTGGCCCCGCGCCAATGTTGCCACAGCATGGGATGTGCTGCGAGGCGTGGTCGAGGTGAACGGGCAGCGCGTAGTCGTCGCCGGCGGGGGGATGACCGGCTGCGAGACCGCCCTCTTCCTGGTCGAGCGCAATAAACACGTGGTGATAATTGAGATGCTCGACAGGATCGCAAGCGACATGGAGCCCATCTCGCGCATAAGCCTCTCGAAAGACCTCGAGGAGGCGCGCGTTGAGATTCTGACAGGAGTTCGACTCAGCGAGGTGAAGGATAACGGGGTGGTGGTGATGGATCATGACTGGCGGACAAGGTTCATTCCCGCTGATAAGGTCGTGCTCGCCCTCGGGTCGCGACCCTTTAACCCGCTCGAGGCCCAGATCAGGGCCCTTAAAGAACTCTACGTGATAGGTGATGCCCAGCACCCCGGGAAACTCATCGATGCGATCCGCGAGGGATTTGAGATCGGGTGGAGGATCTAG
- a CDS encoding zinc ribbon domain-containing protein produces MAMYDMRCKKCGEKFSLFCSWEEMKGARCPKCGSGDVAQIYGSVAVLGGSGSSFSRSSSSSSPSRKFG; encoded by the coding sequence ATGGCGATGTATGATATGCGCTGCAAGAAATGCGGGGAGAAGTTCAGCCTTTTCTGCTCATGGGAGGAGATGAAGGGAGCCAGGTGCCCCAAATGCGGGTCGGGCGATGTTGCTCAAATCTATGGGAGCGTCGCTGTGCTCGGTGGCTCTGGATCAAGCTTTTCCAGGTCGTCGAGTTCCTCATCGCCGTCCCGTAAGTTTGGCTGA
- a CDS encoding type II toxin-antitoxin system HicB family antitoxin: MKDLDYYLGLSYEIKLRRLSEEEGGGWFAEIPLLPGCMSDGETIEEAIKNLNDAKKSWIETCLTLGREVPEPTVDAFSGQLRVRMPKSLHRALSEKAKEENISLNQFIVYQLARGIGHKI; the protein is encoded by the coding sequence ATGAAAGACTTAGATTACTACCTTGGCTTAAGCTATGAAATCAAGCTTAGGCGACTTTCGGAAGAGGAAGGTGGCGGCTGGTTCGCCGAGATTCCTCTTCTCCCTGGTTGTATGTCCGACGGTGAAACTATCGAGGAGGCCATTAAGAACCTCAACGATGCAAAGAAAAGTTGGATCGAAACATGCCTGACCCTAGGTCGTGAGGTGCCAGAGCCTACGGTAGATGCCTTTTCCGGCCAGCTGAGGGTCCGCATGCCTAAGTCCCTCCACAGGGCTTTGTCGGAGAAGGCCAAGGAGGAGAATATAAGCCTGAACCAATTCATAGTTTATCAGCTGGCCCGCGGAATAGGGCACAAAATCTAA
- a CDS encoding type II toxin-antitoxin system HicA family toxin — MIPYSQAVTTSGCDRKLYAKIVNNPKDVRFEDLDKILKKYGFECRQPSKGSSHYNYYHPRLPDILTIPYARPIKAIYVKQVIEAIGKLREGSE; from the coding sequence ATGATACCATATAGCCAGGCGGTGACAACAAGTGGCTGCGATAGAAAGCTTTACGCCAAAATCGTAAATAACCCCAAGGATGTTAGGTTCGAAGATCTAGATAAGATACTCAAGAAATATGGCTTTGAATGCAGGCAACCCAGCAAGGGTTCCAGCCACTACAACTATTATCACCCGAGACTGCCTGATATTCTTACTATACCTTACGCCAGGCCGATTAAGGCCATCTATGTCAAACAGGTCATAGAGGCCATCGGCAAACTGAGAGAGGGAAGCGAGTAG
- the selD gene encoding selenide, water dikinase SelD — translation MGWAETHGRARITARNNTDGCGYGHGHGYSYDPNVLVGFETSDDAGVYRLSDDLAIVQTVDFFTPIVDDPYMFGQIAAANALSDVYAMGARPVTAMNVVCFPCSAGMDVLAEIIEGGADKVREAGVSLIGGHTVTDKEPKYGLSVTGLVHPARIITNSSSKPGDVLILTKPLGTGILTTAFKFDKISEEDLAEAVHVMSALNKAASEAMQAVGVSACTDITGFGLIGHSCEMAQASGVQFLIDARKVPVLPMAGELAEKGILPGGAGENMLYFQEWTDVSSGVPQALKAVLFDPQTSGGLLISVPAAKAELLVDSLRQAGVEDPRIIGEVAEVEGRVEGAPAPGASDPVPAVQVF, via the coding sequence CTGGGCTGGGCGGAAACCCACGGCCGGGCGCGGATCACGGCGAGGAACAATACCGATGGCTGTGGCTATGGCCATGGCCATGGCTATAGCTATGACCCGAACGTCCTCGTGGGATTCGAGACATCAGATGATGCGGGGGTATACCGGCTATCCGATGACCTCGCTATCGTCCAGACCGTCGACTTCTTCACACCTATCGTCGACGACCCGTATATGTTTGGCCAGATCGCGGCGGCCAACGCCCTAAGCGATGTTTACGCCATGGGCGCGAGGCCGGTCACCGCCATGAATGTCGTCTGTTTCCCTTGCTCAGCGGGCATGGACGTGCTCGCGGAGATTATAGAGGGCGGGGCCGATAAGGTCAGGGAGGCTGGAGTCTCGCTCATAGGGGGCCATACTGTCACAGATAAGGAGCCAAAATATGGGCTTTCCGTCACAGGCCTCGTGCACCCGGCCAGGATCATTACCAACAGCTCATCCAAGCCTGGCGATGTGCTGATCCTCACGAAACCCCTGGGCACGGGCATCCTGACGACTGCCTTCAAATTCGACAAGATAAGCGAAGAGGATCTGGCCGAGGCGGTTCACGTTATGAGCGCCCTCAACAAGGCAGCGTCCGAGGCTATGCAGGCTGTAGGTGTAAGTGCCTGCACAGATATAACGGGGTTCGGGTTGATCGGGCACTCCTGCGAGATGGCGCAAGCGAGTGGGGTGCAATTCCTCATCGACGCGCGCAAGGTGCCGGTGCTCCCCATGGCGGGCGAGCTTGCCGAGAAGGGCATTCTGCCGGGGGGGGCTGGCGAGAACATGCTCTATTTCCAGGAGTGGACCGATGTCTCGAGCGGCGTCCCGCAGGCTCTGAAGGCAGTGCTTTTCGATCCCCAGACCTCAGGGGGGCTCCTGATATCGGTGCCGGCCGCTAAGGCGGAGCTTCTGGTGGATTCCCTGCGCCAGGCCGGCGTGGAGGATCCCAGGATCATTGGTGAAGTCGCTGAGGTTGAGGGCAGGGTTGAGGGAGCGCCTGCCCCGGGCGCGAGCGATCCGGTTCCGGCGGTCCAGGTATTCTGA
- the selB gene encoding selenocysteine-specific translation elongation factor: protein MITNYKYDKHIVLGTAGHVDHGKTTLTKALTGIDTDRLKEEKARGMTIDLGFAPFRLPSGRTVSIVDVPGHERFIRNMVAGATGIDIVMLVVAADEGIMEQTREHLDILSLLGTSTGVVALTKIDLVDQEFLGMVIADIEDYLKGTFLGGARIIPVSSVTGEGIPELVSEIDRLAGVAESTRIPPSLFRLPVDRVFTIAGYGTVVTGTVAGGEIGIGEEVEVLPPGRAARIRGIQVHARRAERAVAGDRAALNLAGIQKDEIERGYVVARPGTLAASTLVDATLTVLRNTPGVSHGQRVRMHIGTAEVMARIRVMGADSIAGGEEGYTQLVLEEPTVAARGDRFIIRSYSPVRTIGGGRVLMHNAPRRRRFSQHDLDVLAIEESGSLQELIELVLKEQGNLSKTPRGAGARVSPVAAEELAARLLVPIDDVKRIASEMAMAGAGTAEAELKAPAGSNAVGIAERRVVILPGTERMLSGGGAAAIRNALLSTLDDFYCEFPMRLGMPKDELRMKVAPHWDEGDFDAFLLLLQEPATGDVPGVPNVGAPTVGDVPPVSNASGDNIPGRAGGWTGGIIRSGNMVMPPGVDRERTIAERPEVLAVETAYRDDGLNPRKLPDILASNGISHETGAEIMRFLLETGRLVRLGGTADGVILHADALERARSEVIKKIKKDGSISASELRDALKSSRRLVIPILEYFDRIKLTSRVGDVRKAGPGFPGPT from the coding sequence GTGATTACGAATTACAAGTACGACAAGCACATAGTGCTCGGGACGGCGGGGCACGTGGACCATGGCAAAACCACACTGACAAAGGCCCTGACCGGCATAGATACCGACCGGCTGAAGGAGGAGAAGGCGAGGGGCATGACCATAGACCTTGGCTTCGCGCCCTTCCGCCTGCCCAGCGGCAGGACCGTCTCTATAGTGGACGTCCCCGGGCATGAACGTTTCATAAGAAACATGGTGGCCGGCGCCACCGGGATAGATATAGTCATGCTGGTTGTGGCCGCGGATGAGGGGATCATGGAGCAGACCCGCGAACACCTCGACATCCTTTCATTGCTCGGGACCTCGACAGGCGTGGTGGCGCTCACGAAGATAGACCTCGTGGACCAGGAATTCCTCGGCATGGTCATAGCCGACATCGAGGACTACCTGAAGGGCACATTCCTCGGGGGCGCCAGGATAATCCCGGTCTCATCCGTAACAGGAGAGGGAATTCCCGAGCTAGTTTCCGAGATAGACCGGCTCGCCGGGGTTGCTGAATCCACAAGGATACCACCCAGCCTCTTCAGGCTTCCAGTAGACCGGGTATTCACTATCGCGGGTTACGGGACCGTCGTGACCGGGACCGTGGCCGGCGGAGAAATCGGGATAGGCGAGGAAGTCGAGGTGCTCCCCCCTGGCAGGGCCGCGAGAATACGCGGCATCCAGGTGCATGCCCGGCGGGCCGAACGCGCGGTCGCCGGGGACCGGGCAGCGCTCAATCTCGCGGGAATCCAGAAGGACGAGATCGAGCGGGGATATGTAGTTGCAAGGCCTGGCACCCTCGCGGCATCGACGCTTGTGGATGCCACCCTCACGGTGCTTCGAAACACGCCGGGCGTGTCCCATGGCCAGCGGGTCCGCATGCACATCGGGACGGCGGAGGTTATGGCGCGCATCCGCGTGATGGGGGCTGATAGCATCGCAGGCGGTGAGGAGGGGTACACCCAGCTCGTCCTCGAGGAACCAACAGTCGCCGCGCGAGGGGACAGGTTTATTATTAGGTCATACTCGCCCGTGAGGACCATAGGCGGCGGTCGTGTGCTGATGCATAACGCGCCGCGGAGGCGAAGGTTCTCCCAGCACGATCTTGACGTGCTCGCCATTGAGGAATCCGGTTCCCTTCAGGAGCTGATCGAGCTGGTCTTGAAAGAGCAGGGAAATCTATCAAAGACCCCGCGCGGCGCCGGCGCCCGGGTCTCCCCGGTCGCCGCTGAGGAGCTGGCTGCGAGGCTCCTGGTGCCCATTGACGATGTCAAGCGCATAGCGAGCGAGATGGCGATGGCAGGAGCCGGAACCGCGGAGGCCGAGCTTAAAGCGCCCGCTGGTTCAAATGCTGTCGGCATTGCCGAGAGGCGGGTGGTAATCCTCCCGGGGACCGAGAGAATGCTGTCAGGCGGGGGTGCAGCCGCCATCCGCAATGCTCTGCTCTCGACCCTGGATGACTTCTACTGTGAATTCCCAATGCGTCTGGGGATGCCCAAGGACGAGCTCCGGATGAAGGTCGCTCCCCACTGGGATGAGGGCGATTTCGATGCATTTCTCCTGCTCCTCCAGGAACCAGCCACGGGCGATGTACCTGGTGTGCCCAACGTAGGCGCCCCTACCGTAGGCGATGTGCCTCCTGTGAGCAATGCGTCTGGGGACAATATACCCGGGCGGGCCGGTGGGTGGACCGGGGGTATAATCCGGAGCGGGAATATGGTCATGCCGCCAGGTGTCGATAGGGAGCGCACGATCGCGGAGCGGCCTGAGGTCCTGGCGGTCGAGACCGCATACAGGGATGATGGCCTCAACCCCAGGAAGCTCCCCGACATTCTCGCATCAAACGGCATATCCCATGAGACCGGTGCCGAAATCATGCGATTCCTACTCGAGACAGGACGCCTCGTAAGACTAGGTGGAACGGCCGATGGGGTCATCCTGCACGCCGACGCGCTCGAGCGCGCTAGAAGCGAGGTCATCAAAAAGATCAAAAAAGATGGCTCGATCAGCGCCAGCGAGCTGCGTGATGCCCTGAAATCAAGTCGCAGGCTTGTTATACCCATCCTGGAATACTTCGATCGCATCAAATTAACGAGCCGCGTAGGCGATGTGAGAAAGGCGGGGCCGGGGTTCCCGGGGCCGACTTGA
- a CDS encoding iron-sulfur cluster assembly accessory protein has protein sequence MALDESTRPNDSIHEISGIKFIIMDPAAARFLDGATVDYRPGWFGHGFSIYGPGTSSC, from the coding sequence TTGGCTCTGGATGAGTCAACGCGACCGAATGATTCAATTCACGAGATAAGCGGGATCAAATTCATCATCATGGACCCGGCGGCCGCGCGCTTCCTTGACGGCGCGACCGTGGACTACAGGCCCGGCTGGTTTGGACATGGGTTCTCCATATATGGACCGGGAACCTCATCCTGCTAG
- a CDS encoding electron transfer flavoprotein subunit alpha/FixB family protein — protein sequence MASIACPVRRPQMATVRPGILKVRGCAEKVKGQVELQAGLGGVESGVDGRCLHSGDDGDGCLDGPDSPGGLDNSDSGFASCSRRIVKVDVNISKPRVRLIERVSEACENNLADAEIIVAGGRGVGSAEDFALIRELACALGGAVGATRPVVDAGWAPESSLIGQTGRIVSPRLYIACGISGAIQHMVGISADVIVAINKDVGAPIFRSATYGIVGDVAEVIPALLDEVKNS from the coding sequence ATGGCCTCGATAGCGTGTCCGGTGAGGCGGCCTCAGATGGCGACGGTGCGGCCTGGCATCCTGAAGGTAAGAGGATGCGCGGAGAAGGTAAAGGGGCAGGTGGAGTTGCAGGCCGGATTGGGTGGGGTGGAGTCAGGAGTGGATGGGCGGTGTCTACACAGTGGTGATGATGGCGATGGGTGCCTGGACGGCCCGGATAGCCCAGGGGGACTGGATAACTCAGATAGCGGGTTTGCCAGTTGCAGCAGGAGGATTGTAAAGGTTGACGTGAATATCAGCAAACCCCGCGTCCGCCTCATCGAGCGCGTGAGCGAGGCCTGTGAGAATAACCTGGCGGATGCCGAGATCATCGTCGCAGGCGGGAGGGGCGTAGGAAGCGCTGAGGATTTCGCTCTCATCAGGGAGCTCGCGTGCGCCCTAGGCGGGGCTGTAGGCGCCACGCGGCCCGTGGTTGACGCCGGTTGGGCGCCCGAGTCGAGCCTGATCGGCCAGACAGGGCGAATCGTCTCGCCAAGACTCTATATAGCATGCGGTATATCCGGGGCTATCCAGCATATGGTCGGCATATCGGCGGATGTCATCGTCGCCATCAACAAGGATGTCGGCGCCCCGATCTTCCGGTCCGCGACCTATGGGATCGTGGGCGATGTGGCGGAGGTTATTCCTGCATTGCTCGATGAAGTTAAGAATTCGTGA